The region TGGATCAACGATAACGCAGCATCTGCGGGGGCATTTATCGCTATTGCCTGCCACAGGATCTATATGACCGAAGGATCAAGCATTGGCGCAGCTACCGTGGTAGACCAATCCGGAGAGGTGGTGCCAGACAAGTACCAAAGCTACATGCGCAGCCGTATGCGGTCTACGGCTGAAGCACGGGGCCGCGATCCTCAGATTGCCCAGGGAATGGTGGACCCTGACGTGGAAGTGCCGGGCGTGAGCGAAAAGGGAAAGGTGATAACGTTTACGCGGAAAGAGGCACTGGAACACGGGTTTTGCGATGGCAAAGCGGCAACCCCGGATGAGGTGCTGCGACAGGAAGGATTTACAAACTATACCATTCAGGAGTTAGAACTCCGGTGGACGGATAAGGTGATCAGCTTGCTTACCAGCCCCTTTATCAGCGGCATTCTTATAATGATCATTATTGGTGGAATTTATTTTGAATTGCAAACTCCGGGAATTGGCTTCCCGATCATTGCTGCAGGCATTGCGGCATTGCTTTATTTCCTGCCCCTTTTTCTCGAAGATCTGGCCGCAAGCTGGGAGATATTGTTGTTTGTGATTGGGGTCGTTTTGCTGGGCCTGGAGCTCTTTGTGATTCCCGGTTTTGGAGTGGCGGGTATAAGCGGCATTATCCTTATCCTGACCGGACTCATCCTCAGCTTGGTGCCCAACGTGAATTTCGACTTCGGATGGGTCGAAACCGGAAGAATTGTGCAAGCTATCCTCACTGTGGTGGTATCATTTATCCTCTCTATCGGGCTCATTGTTGTATTCGGGAAAAGCGTGATGCGGAGCAGTCCGTTTCAGTCGCTTGTTCTGAATAGCACGCTCAGCACAGCAGAGGCATATAAAAACCTGATTGTGCAAAAAGAAAGTCTCGTTGGTAAAACCGGAGTAGTCGTTTCGGATTTGCGGCCGGGAGGGAAAGTGGAAATAGATGATGAATATTATGATGTGGTGACAGAAGGTGGATTCACACCACGGGGCGCCATCGTCAAAGTGGTGCAGGATTACAGGACAAGAATCGTTGTGAGGGAGATTACTGATCAAAAATCAAATACAGAAACATGAGTTTTAAACTGATCTTTTTTATTATTTCTTGCTTAATATTCTCAATATATGCAGGTGCGCAAAACTTTAAAGGGTCGCTCCTTCTTGGCGTCAATGCAGCGCAGATCCATGGTGATGGTATGGGAGGATTTAATAAATTAGGCATCATGGGCGGAGTTGGCGTTACGCTTCCCTTTTCTGAAAAGTGGAGCGGCCGCATGGAGTTGAACTATAGCCGCAAAGGCAGCCGTGAAGATCTGGGTCCGGATGGAACAGGACAACAGGGAGCCTGGGCATTGTTAAAAGTCAATTATGCAGAAGTACCCATTTCTGCAATTTATCATTGGAAGGAAAAGCTCAATTTCCAGGGCGGACTTGGTGTGGCGTTTTTGATCAATTATACCGCAGAAGATCCCATAGGTGCTCCCTATACCTTGACACCTGGAAATGAGCTAAGGCCCTATGATCTTACTGCCCATTTGGGCTTAGCCTACCAGTTTACTGACCGGATCAGCGGGCTTATTCGCTACAGTCAGTCATGGGCGTCCATCGGCAGAGATGGACGCACACTTTTCAGCGTCCCTTATGGTGGACTTTATAATATCATCGTAAACATTGGGGTGAGATATGACCTCAGCAAACAGTAAATTTTTTCAGTTCCGCTGAAGCATATATTTATCTGCTAAGACTTTTCAGGAAGATCTTGTGTATCGGTTTCTTCATCCATTTCTCCTTTGTATTCCGTTTCCACCACGCTTGCATCCAGGCCCTGTTCTGAGAGGTAGCGGGCCAGTACTGCGGAATAGCCGTGGGTAAGGAATACGCGTTCCGCCCCGGTATCGCGAATGGCGGCCAGCAATCCCGGCCAGTCGGCATGGTCCGAGAGGACGAAACCCCGGTCAACAGCCCTGCGCCTGCGGGCACCTCTCACCTGCATCCAGCCGGAGGCCGTGCCGGTGGCAAAAGGGTAGAACTTCCGGACCCAGGGACTGCTTAGCGCGGAGGGCGGTGCAATCACCAGAGAGCCCGGGAATAGCCTTCGGTCCGTTTCGCTGGTGATCCGTTCCAGAGGCCGCAACGGAATGCCATGCGTCCTCAGCACCTCGTGCATATTGCAAATCGCTCCATGCCCGAAAATCCGGCCTATGGAGGGGTCAACGTTATGAAACAGCCGTTGCGCCTTTCCCAGCGTGTAGCCCAATAAAAGGCTGGTTTTTCCTGCTTCGGCATTGCGTCTCCACCAGCTATTGATCTCGGCAAATACCTCCGCCTGTGGCCGCCAACGGTAAACCGGCAGTGCAAAAGTTGATTCGGAGATAAAGACATTGCACTTTATTGATTCGTAAGGTGTACAGAGATTATCATTCTCCGTTTTATAATCCCCGGTAAAAACCCAAATCTCGCCTTTATATTCCACCCGCACCTGTGCCGATCCAATGATATGGCCGGCAGGATGCAGCGAAAATGTAACTCCGTTTATGGAGAATGGCTCGCCATACCCGATGCCCGTCACCGGGCTGTCTCCCAGGCGCAGCTTCAGAATGGGGACGGAATCATGCTGGGCGATATAGTGCCTGCTTCCCGGACGGGCATGGTCGGAGTGGCCATGCGTTACGATGGCCTTGTCCACCGGTTTCCAGGGATCCAGGTATAAATTGGCGCGCAAACAATAGATTCCACGGTCAGTAAACGTAAGCAGTTTTTCTTTTGGCATTCATGCAAAATAACAATGAATGAAGGAGAGAATGAATGTTCAGTGATGATTAAAATTTAGTAAACATTATCGTTTTACCGGGGTTGTAAATTTATTTAAATTATAATAAAAAAACAGAACCATGAAGTCCGAAGCAAAGAACGATTTGTTGCATCAATTAATCAAGTGTATAACTGCCTGCGAAACCTGCGCAACAATGTGCATTAATGAAGGATCAGAGGGAAAAGCCGTATGCATTAACACAGACCGCGACTGTGCTGACTTGTGCGCTCTTTTAACGCGCTATATCGGGCGCAATTCCCAATTTACGGATGAAACAATGAAAATGGCTGTAGGCGTAATTAAAAAATGTGAAGCTGAATGCCGCAAACATGATGATGATCACTGTCAGAAATGCGCAGAGGTTTGCCATGCCACCCATAAAGCGCTTGAAGAATTTCAAAGCCGCTGAGGAAATTATAAACAGAATTAAAAAGGCCTTGAGTTTTGATTTAATAAATTCAGGGCTTTTTTGTTTTGTGATGGTTCTGCCATAATTTCTTTGCTTCGTAGCTTTTTAGCTCCTGTTCAGTAAACCGTTGAACCGGCTGTGTTCTGTTTTATCCCATTTCCCCGGTTGAATCCAGGGGCAATTAAGTAAGATAAATAGAAATGCCTCTTTTTCTTTCATTAAAGCACCACGAACCATATTTATGTTTGTAATTAAAAAAGTAAATAACTATACTTTTTTTGAAACCGGAAAACAGTTTTTTAAAATAAAATTGATTCTAAGCATTTCACTAAGCCCGGCTTAATCATTTTGTCCACCTGCAATTTGCTGCACAATGTCCTTCGTCATTCCGGAGCTGCTGAAGCCACCGTCATGATACAGGTTTTGCATGGTGACCATGCGGGTGTAATCGCTGAAAAGGGAGATGCAGAATTCGGCACAACTGGAAGCGCTGGCATTTCCCAGGGGAGACATTTTATCAGCATAATCAAAAAATACATCGAAGCCTGAAACGCCTGTTCCTGCTGTGGTTTTGGTGGGCGACTGCGAAACAGAGTTTATTCGTACACCTTTTTCCCTGCCATAGAAATAGCCGAAACTGCGGACGATGCTTTCGAGCAATGCCTTTGCCTGCGCCATGTCGCTGTAATCAGGAAAGGTGCGCTGAGCGGCAATATAGGTGAGGGTCACCACAGAAGCATTTTGGTTCAGCGCATCCAGCTTCCAGGCCGTTTGAAGAACCTTGTGCAGTGAGAGTGCGGATATGTCCAGCGTTTTCTGAAAGAAGTCATAATTGAGGTCTGTGTATTCACGCTTCTTCCTCACGTTGGGAGACATGCCAATGGAGTGAAGAACGAAATCCAGCTTTCCACCCAGGGTTTCCATGGTTTCGGTCAGCAGCTTTTCCAGGTCCTCCACCGAAGTAGCATCAGCAGTGATGATCTCTGCATTGCATTTTTCAGCTAAGTCTTTAAGCTTGCCCAGCCTCATGGCTATGGGCGCATTGCTCAGTACAAATTTTCCCTGCTCCTCGTGCGCTTTTTCCGCTACTGCCCATGCAATTGAGCTTTCATCCAGCGCTCCAAAAATCAACCCCCGTTTTCCCTTGAGTAAGTTATTTGCCATAATCCCTGGTTTTTTGTTTCCGTAAACTAATAGGCGGCAAAAATAGGTTTTGATATTCTTATGGAATGAAAAAATTCCGGGTATTTATTCATCACTATTTTTAATTGGTAAAGGCTCAATAGCGTAAGGTTTAAACCTTACGATATTGAGCCTTCATTTCCACCCGTTAGCGCGCGTTTAGCGATTAATGTAACGCGTGCTCTCCGTAAAATACCAATAGCACCTTTTTAATTAATATTAAAGTTCAAAAGTGCGGACCGGTTCCTTTTCTTTAAATTTATAAGAATCGGGATGCTTGAGTACCACGCGTCCAAAATGCTTAACAGGATCATGGGATTGTTCCTTCTTCAGTCCGATCAGATCCAGCCTGATGTTTCGTGTATGTGCATTCGCATCAAAATCTTCAATGATCTCCAGCACATCCGGGTGGATGGTATTGGTTTGAGAGGCATCAATGATCACATGCGCCCCGTCAGGCAATTGATTCAGCGTACGTGAAATACTGGCTTTATTAAGAAAGGTAACATCCTCTGATAATTGAATTTTCAGTGGTTTGCCGTTTACATAATCCCTTAAATGAAAATGATAAGGTGTTTTATAATTGTTCCATAAAATATGAATGATCGCCACGATGAGGCCTAATCCAATGCCGATAAGCAGATCAGTAAATACGAGGCCGAGAATGGTAACCATAAATGGAATAAACTGAGACCTTCCGCTGAGATACATTTCTTTGAACAGGGCCGGTTTCGCCAGTTTGTAGCCCACCATAAAGAGAATTGCGGCCAGCGATGCCAGCGGGATCAGGTTCAATACATTCGGTACGGCCATGACGAAAACCAGCAATAATATGCCATGAAAAAATGCGGATGCTTTTGTTTTTCCGCCAGACTGCACATTGGCGGAGCTCCGCACAATGACCTGCGTAATAGGCATACCGCCAATAAGACCGGATACCATATTTCCTGCACCCTGCGCCATCAGTTCGCGATTGGTTGAGGTTACTCTTTTTTGCGGATCCAGTTTATCAACGGCTTCTACTGACAGGAGCGTTTCGAGGCTCGCAACTACCGCTATGGTAAGCGCCACAATATAAACCTGTGGATTCGACCATTGCGTAAAATCAGGGAAAGTAAACTGTCTGAAAAATCCGGCAATGGAATCAGCTACGGGTATAGAAACAACCTGATCGGTCCTCAGCGAAAAGAAATCCATGTCCATAAACAGCATATTCAGCAAAATACCTGAAACCACGACCACCAGCGGTCCCTGCACCAGATTTATGAAAGGCAGTTTTTTCATAAAAGGCCGCTCCCAAAGGATGAGGATTGTCATAGAAAAAATGGCGATGGCCACGGCTCCCGGAGAAATCTTATCGAACATGTACCAGAGTTCGCTGAGGGTATTGTGTCCATCAATTTGCGAAAAGGCGAAATCGCTCAAAGGTATTTTATCGTAACCCAGGGCGTGGGGAATTTGCTTCAGCACGATAACGATCCCGATGCCGGTGAGCATTCCTTTGATGACGGAGGAGGG is a window of Bacteroidia bacterium DNA encoding:
- a CDS encoding NfeD family protein, whose protein sequence is MLYKSFRLLFLFGVLLFAISAQAPSDTVADTATTAVDSLKKDGAVIMKFSLREDIEPFSWRMTQKAFEQAREINADAMLIDMNTYGGLVYVADSIRSKLLRSQIPVYVWINDNAASAGAFIAIACHRIYMTEGSSIGAATVVDQSGEVVPDKYQSYMRSRMRSTAEARGRDPQIAQGMVDPDVEVPGVSEKGKVITFTRKEALEHGFCDGKAATPDEVLRQEGFTNYTIQELELRWTDKVISLLTSPFISGILIMIIIGGIYFELQTPGIGFPIIAAGIAALLYFLPLFLEDLAASWEILLFVIGVVLLGLELFVIPGFGVAGISGIILILTGLILSLVPNVNFDFGWVETGRIVQAILTVVVSFILSIGLIVVFGKSVMRSSPFQSLVLNSTLSTAEAYKNLIVQKESLVGKTGVVVSDLRPGGKVEIDDEYYDVVTEGGFTPRGAIVKVVQDYRTRIVVREITDQKSNTET
- a CDS encoding porin family protein, which encodes MSFKLIFFIISCLIFSIYAGAQNFKGSLLLGVNAAQIHGDGMGGFNKLGIMGGVGVTLPFSEKWSGRMELNYSRKGSREDLGPDGTGQQGAWALLKVNYAEVPISAIYHWKEKLNFQGGLGVAFLINYTAEDPIGAPYTLTPGNELRPYDLTAHLGLAYQFTDRISGLIRYSQSWASIGRDGRTLFSVPYGGLYNIIVNIGVRYDLSKQ
- a CDS encoding ligase-associated DNA damage response exonuclease — encoded protein: MPKEKLLTFTDRGIYCLRANLYLDPWKPVDKAIVTHGHSDHARPGSRHYIAQHDSVPILKLRLGDSPVTGIGYGEPFSINGVTFSLHPAGHIIGSAQVRVEYKGEIWVFTGDYKTENDNLCTPYESIKCNVFISESTFALPVYRWRPQAEVFAEINSWWRRNAEAGKTSLLLGYTLGKAQRLFHNVDPSIGRIFGHGAICNMHEVLRTHGIPLRPLERITSETDRRLFPGSLVIAPPSALSSPWVRKFYPFATGTASGWMQVRGARRRRAVDRGFVLSDHADWPGLLAAIRDTGAERVFLTHGYSAVLARYLSEQGLDASVVETEYKGEMDEETDTQDLPEKS
- a CDS encoding four-helix bundle copper-binding protein — protein: MKSEAKNDLLHQLIKCITACETCATMCINEGSEGKAVCINTDRDCADLCALLTRYIGRNSQFTDETMKMAVGVIKKCEAECRKHDDDHCQKCAEVCHATHKALEEFQSR
- a CDS encoding SDR family oxidoreductase is translated as MANNLLKGKRGLIFGALDESSIAWAVAEKAHEEQGKFVLSNAPIAMRLGKLKDLAEKCNAEIITADATSVEDLEKLLTETMETLGGKLDFVLHSIGMSPNVRKKREYTDLNYDFFQKTLDISALSLHKVLQTAWKLDALNQNASVVTLTYIAAQRTFPDYSDMAQAKALLESIVRSFGYFYGREKGVRINSVSQSPTKTTAGTGVSGFDVFFDYADKMSPLGNASASSCAEFCISLFSDYTRMVTMQNLYHDGGFSSSGMTKDIVQQIAGGQND
- a CDS encoding SulP family inorganic anion transporter; the encoded protein is MQFQNKNNFFKNLKYDLPASIVVFLVAMPLCLGIALASGAPLFSGIIAGIVGGVLVSLLSNSPLGVSGPAAGLAVIVLSSIQELGAFEIFLFAVVIVGVIQIILGLLKAGVIGYYFPSSVIKGMLTGIGIVIVLKQIPHALGYDKIPLSDFAFSQIDGHNTLSELWYMFDKISPGAVAIAIFSMTILILWERPFMKKLPFINLVQGPLVVVVSGILLNMLFMDMDFFSLRTDQVVSIPVADSIAGFFRQFTFPDFTQWSNPQVYIVALTIAVVASLETLLSVEAVDKLDPQKRVTSTNRELMAQGAGNMVSGLIGGMPITQVIVRSSANVQSGGKTKASAFFHGILLLVFVMAVPNVLNLIPLASLAAILFMVGYKLAKPALFKEMYLSGRSQFIPFMVTILGLVFTDLLIGIGLGLIVAIIHILWNNYKTPYHFHLRDYVNGKPLKIQLSEDVTFLNKASISRTLNQLPDGAHVIIDASQTNTIHPDVLEIIEDFDANAHTRNIRLDLIGLKKEQSHDPVKHFGRVVLKHPDSYKFKEKEPVRTFEL